From Gadus macrocephalus chromosome 16, ASM3116895v1:
GTCCAACACCAAGAGAAAGGTGCTCTTGTCCTGTTTCGGGGATAAAGGTTATACTCAGGAGATGCTAAATTCATTAAATGCGTCTACACAACATATGTGCTTACAAGGGTTTGAAGATTGAAGCCAGAGCAAGCTGAGTGTGTTTACCTTGTTTGGAGTGATGACCACAGCCATCACCACGCCATCGTCTTCCTCTGTGGCGTCAGGAGAAGGTACGAAGACCGGTTCAGATGGGTACAGACCTGGCCGATCCCACACCTTGAATGATAACAAATAGTACAGTAGTTATTCATTGTTTAAAATGCTAATATCTGGTAATAGCGTATCTCCAGTTGCATTTCATTACTGAGATTTGATCTATTTCAATCATGATAATTATGTACAACAAAGCCCTGACTTGTAACATGAATATGACCAAAGGTACCTTCATCTGTTTGCTGTGGATGTCCATCTTGATCAGAGTGTCTCCCACTAGGTGTCGGAAGCCACAGCCATAGAAGTAGCGGTAGGGCCGTGTGTTGTACTTGGCATAGTTAATCTGTGGGAACTCCAGACCTCCATAAAAGTGGAGGTCCTCTCCATGGAGGTCCTCATGGGTACAGAAAACCTGGATCAATGGAATAAAGATACATCATTattctatatttattattatcattattactaataatgaaaatgaaaacGCAAAAAGAAAGAACGGTTGATTTGGTAGTGAAATAAAAATGTGTGAAAGGGTGTGAGAATGTGAGTGCGTTCACAGTGTACGGTGTACTTTATTGTTGGAGATCTTGATGGCTGTGGCCGTGCTGTCCGTCTCCTTGTTCAGGTCGGTGCCACATGGTGTATCAGTGCCCACGTTAAGGGGAAGGACGAAGCGCCTCGGAAACACCCTGCACATGGTGTTGTACACCTGAGGAAACACACACTTTAATGATCCCCGAGAAACAACCTGCACATGGTGTTGTACACCTGAGGAAACACACCCTTTAATGATCCCAGAGAAACACCCTGCACATGGTGTTGTACACCTGAGGAAACACACCCTTTAATGATCCTCGAGAAACACCCTGAACATTGTGTTTTACACTTACTAAAAGACGGCCTTTAATGATCAAATTCACAGTGGCAAAAGGCCCAAGTACATTCCAACGCTATCTAACTTCACATGATATTGTGAGATATGATATTTATCCATATGGTTACAGTCAATTACAAATAGAGATGCAATATACTCTTTTTGTCAGTTGGCCAAGTAATATGGACTCTTAACTAATTAATATGTGCTAAACTCCCTGTGTACGTGCTTCTTCTcgtttttgtcatttttttcactttacATTTCTACTGCTGTCCTTTACTTTCTACTGAGATTAATAGAGTTTCCTCTGTCTGCTGAACTGACCTCATCAAGGGCTTCTCCGGACTTGCGCAGGTTCTGCACCATGTAGTTATTGATGGCCTGGCCATCGTCTGATACACACATGTCCATGAGCAGGAAGCCATTCTCCTCAAAGGCGTTGATTTGGTGGAAGGTGGACATTGCCTTGGTGTGGTACTTCACCGAACTCAACTGAGCAAGAGAAGTCAGACAAAGGAGTAAGGTTAGGCCCCTCTTGAAACATACGGGTCAGCCTTCGCCTGAACGGATCACCAATAGGCAACCCTTCTGGTCGAAAGCAGTGGGACTACAATATAACTTAGACCAATCTCACCTTGCCTGTCTTTTTGTCTATCAGGTGAAAGATGGTGTCAAGTTTGGGTTCCCAGTAGACACTGTCACTGATGCCCTTCCCAGTAAGTTTGCCGGTCACAACCTTCAGCAGGTTGATCTTGATGGGCTGTTCGATGAACACCACGTAATTCTTCGACATGGCTGAAAGGGGAAGCAACAACGTTAGTCTCTACAAACCATACCTTGAGGAGACTAACGTGCATTCTTCTTGATGGTATGGTGACGTTGAAGGGTCTATCTCACCAAAGCTGTGGTAGTAGGAGGGTTTTGTCTTGTCTGTGGAGGGAATGGAACAGACTACAGTGGCCCCCTCCAGCGTCTCCTCTGGGGAGGACTTTGTAGGCGGCACACGGATGATGTTGTAGAAGGCCCCTGGTGTGACACACATTCAATAGGATTTTTTCAATGTGTCAAATCATTCAACAGTATATGCTTGCTTTAAATGTACGGAAccatgtcaatgtgtgtgaggaggtagCTACCTTTTGGAGTGTAGGAATTTCCCATGTTGTAGGTGGTGCCATCCGGGTCAGTGTGTGGGTGGGCTGTGGCTCCATTGACTGCAATGAATTTGCTCCAGTCCACCTACTCAGAGAAAACTTCACTTTAATCCATACATAAAATAATCTGAAACTGTCTGTTATATATTGTAAAGGGGAACAGAAGGGAAAGATGCACAGGTTCTGAATTAAGGAATATAACCCTTAATTATCTTCCTTACTCAATATATAGCAGTTGTGCGCACTAGCGAGGAAGCTTGGTTAACAAGTGTGTAATTGAACCTCCCCTCTGTACCTTTCCGGTGGTCTCCAGGGTCTCAGGATCCACTTTGTGCATGAAGTTGGTCTCCGTGCTCACGTAGTAGTCCCCCTTATAGGTGACGAAGCTAACACTGGCATTATCAGTGGCCTCTGCAGACAGGAACACATTGACCACACTCGTTAGAATATAGGGAACACTGGAACATGATTCTACCACTTCACCAGAATGACACAGTTTTTTAACGCATATGTTATTAAAAAGCCTCTACTAGATGAGGCTATTTCCTTTAGATACTCCTTCATGCCATTATCTTACTACCGATCTCCCTAAAAATGCCTCAGACCACAAATGTTATGAAATGTAGTCTCATCTGGACCCTTAAGTCCCCTCCACTATACAACACAAACAGACGCCCTGCGTCTGGATTATTATATCAAACGATTAAAGAGTAGGCACAAACGATTAAAGAGAGGCACAAACGATTAAAGAGAGCACAaattcatgtatttatgctCACAATATTTGCAACTTACAATGTTTAAATGTATATGGTGTTCTTTTTAGAAACTCACTTGGCAGCTCGAATCTGGACAGAAAGCGGTGGAAGAAGTTTTTACAGGGGTCTGGCAGGGCGACGGTTCCGAACTCGGACACCATGATGCGGTTGTTCTCGTTGTTGGCCTGGTAGCAGTCACTGGACAGGAAACGGCTCCTGTAGGTCACCCTGCCTTTGGCTATTTTGAACTGGTGCAGAAGAGCCATGCCATCGAACCAGTGGTTGAACCTGgacaaatgaacagaaaaacatTCAGGCTCAGGGAATCCACTGTTTCATTTTGGAAGCAGTGTGATCCTTTGTTACAACTCACGTCTGATTTCCATACTCAAACTTCCCCGGGCCGTTTCTGAGGAAGTTGCCCGTGATCCAGTCCGGGATGGTGCCGGTGACCCGGGTGCTGATGACCTCCGGGGTGTGCTCCGCTGACCTCACAAGGTTCTCAATGCTGGGCAGGCCGTGCACGTCTGTGAAACGGCAGGGGCTGGCCATGGACCCGGAACTTTTGTTTGATTCTGTGCAACAGAGGTCAAAGCATGTTCCAAATGGCGTTTAGAATGTCACACAAGGTGAAATTGAAGCTCTTAAAGAACAGaatttgaaaagagaaaatataGATTTTCCTTTAAATCCAGTTTGAACAATGATACAAGATGGACAGAGGGTTTCCTACCTGGTTTCTTGATCTGCCGTCGATGGATGGAAGCCATTGCTGTTGTCTCTTGACTGTAGGCTTGCTTATGGATGCAGTTGCAGGATTAATGTTTTAGAGTCGGACTGCACTGCTATTTTATAGTCCCCGGACAGCAGTGACGCCTCCCATCCGCACAGAAATACAGGCAGAGATACAGAAAGATAGAGAGCTAAGCTGATTGTGTAAGTCAGCGCATAATAGAAGTACTTTGTGTGTAAGATAGTAacatgcggtaactgatctgaAGGCACAAAGACAGCTTTTAGTTCTCAATAGGGAACAGAAATACTCTTACATTAATCCAAACTACTCAGAATAACCTTAATTTGGTTCAAGGAGAACAATTTAGTGTGAAATAATATATATGCAAATATATACAATTTTCTTTTCATCATTTATTCCGTTTTGATTTGTTGCATACATGAAACTGGTTAATGATCAATAAATGATCTATTACTAATTTAAACCATGGAATGGGAAAAGAGGATAGAATCGTTCAAAAAAGGCCTACATCTTATTGCTATTGTACATTCAATTGTACATCGAGATTGATAAACAAATTTAACAGTTTATATTTAGTCAATGCAAATTATTTCAAGTGCATAACATGTTATTTCCAAATCACGAGGAAATCAGGAGGCTGGAGCATTATCTAAAAGAGAAATATCTGCAGAGTTTCCCCGTGTAAAGTAGGAGCATTGGGACAGAAT
This genomic window contains:
- the bco2b gene encoding beta-carotene oxygenase 2b, yielding MASIHRRQIKKPESNKSSGSMASPCRFTDVHGLPSIENLVRSAEHTPEVISTRVTGTIPDWITGNFLRNGPGKFEYGNQTFNHWFDGMALLHQFKIAKGRVTYRSRFLSSDCYQANNENNRIMVSEFGTVALPDPCKNFFHRFLSRFELPKATDNASVSFVTYKGDYYVSTETNFMHKVDPETLETTGKVDWSKFIAVNGATAHPHTDPDGTTYNMGNSYTPKGAFYNIIRVPPTKSSPEETLEGATVVCSIPSTDKTKPSYYHSFAMSKNYVVFIEQPIKINLLKVVTGKLTGKGISDSVYWEPKLDTIFHLIDKKTGKLSSVKYHTKAMSTFHQINAFEENGFLLMDMCVSDDGQAINNYMVQNLRKSGEALDEVYNTMCRVFPRRFVLPLNVGTDTPCGTDLNKETDSTATAIKISNNKVFCTHEDLHGEDLHFYGGLEFPQINYAKYNTRPYRYFYGCGFRHLVGDTLIKMDIHSKQMKVWDRPGLYPSEPVFVPSPDATEEDDGVVMAVVITPNKDKSTFLLVLDAKTFKELGRAEVPVNIPYGFHGTFNATA